The following coding sequences lie in one Spinacia oleracea cultivar Varoflay chromosome 1, BTI_SOV_V1, whole genome shotgun sequence genomic window:
- the LOC110802962 gene encoding formin-like protein 20 — protein MEQKDEDPPPFWMQNTTALRRADRHRHRRNQLASSLFLNTGVLVVLLLAAAVVFLAIVIPSVLSLARSIFNPSLVKSSWNSLNLILVLFAIVCGFLGRKDDDQSTPVSSPMKQEAVKSVESSSPRQWYEYQQDSMRRLRRNSSSYPDLRQEGQWLVSENRWRSYDDTHVYNHQFQRSESRISRSRSMGVLDEDEIDVKNIGVDTFVGGGIEVAPPSRTPTPTPPPASQNNVHVRSKQVADEDEDQYVTKNIEMVTKSESIPPSVHQSIPPSPPLSPLSPISPTSYFWPSPSPLPPPPPPPPQRAHSSMSVKKKHESKRDSPIRRKPKSKVEKQMPTSAFLQQPLSPPSPLYPTNDFWPPPSPPPPPPPPPPRNAFKYQPSSPPSPLYPTNDFWPPPSPPPPPPPPPPPRNAFKYQPSSPPSPLYPTNDFWPPPSPSPPPPPPPPPPRNAFKYQPSSPPSPLSPINYFWPSPSPPPPPPPPPPPPRTHSSMSAKKKHENNNPGKRESRSKVPIQAPPPPPPPPPPQSRPIRGQFSEDTRDKKRGIVVRTLSRLPRRKRKQARRSYENLTEIIQPPKTSIQRSKSTPEFPPASPPHPPPPPPPPPPSMFQNIFTKKGKGKRKVHSHFTTTSSPRHVPSPPARPQQHQYQSHRPSPKTTTTPPATRRTVPLPPAKTDSFSSMAGNNGNGSESPLIPIPPPPPPPPFKMSAWRFVTQGDYVKIESNNNSPRSFGFSASEDEDSSPNNQKSSNLFCPSPDVDTKADDFIAKFRARLKLDKMNSIKRNHGTGPSPLGSDSGQP, from the coding sequence ATGGAGCAAAAAGATGAAGACCCACCTCCTTTTTGGATGCAGAACACCACCGCCCTCCGCCGTGCGGACCGCCACCGCCATAGACGCAACCAATTGGCATCGAGCTTATTTCTCAACACTGGtgttcttgttgtactgttgcTGGCAGCAGCTGTTGTATTCCTAGCTATAGTGATCCCTTCTGTATTGTCTCTTGCTCGATCGATCTTCAATCCGAGCTTAGTGAAGAGTAGTTGGAACTCTCTGAATCTGATTCTTGTTCTGTTTGCGATTGTTTGTGGGTTTTTGGGAAGGAAGGATGATGATCAAAGTACACCAGTTAGCAGTCCTATGAAACAGGAAGCTGTTAAGTCTGTTGAATCATCTAGTCCACGTCAGTGGTATGAATATCAACAAGATAGTATGAGGAGGTTAAGAAGGAACAGTAGTTCGTACCCGGATCTCCGGCAAGAGGGACAGTGGTTGGTGAGTGAGAATAGGTGGCGGTCGTATGATGATACTCATGTATATAATCATCAGTTTCAGAGATCTGAGAGTCGTATTAGTCGTAGCAGATCTATGGGAGTGTTGGATGAAGATGAGATTGATGTtaaaaacattggggttgataCTTTTGTAGGTGGTGGAATAGAGGTTGCACCACCATCGAGaacaccaacaccaacaccaccACCAGCTTCTCAAAATAATGTTCATGTTAGATCCAAACAAGTAGCTGATGAGGATGAGGATCAATATGTTACCAAAAATATTGAGATGGTTACCAAATCTGAATCAATTCCACCATCTGTCCATCAATCAAttccaccatcaccaccattgTCACCGCTATCTCCAATATCACCGACCTCGTATTTCTGGCCATCACCATCGCCACTGCCCCCACCTCCACCACCGCCGCCCCAGCGAGCACATTCATCAATGTCAGTTAAAAAGAAGCATGAAAGTAAGCGGGACAGCCCAATAAGAAGGAAACCCAAATCAAAAGTTGAAAAGCAAATGCCAACATCAGCATTTCTACAGCAACCATTATCACCACCCTCTCCATTATATCCAACCAATGACTTTTGGCCACCACCATCACCCCCGCCGCCACCACCCCCACCCCCGCCAcgaaatgcatttaaatatcaaCCATCGTCACCACCATCACCATTGTATCCAACCAATGACTTTTGGCCACCACCATCACCCCCTCCGCCGCCGCCGCCCCCACCCCCGCCAcgaaatgcatttaaatatcaaCCATCATCACCACCATCCCCATTATATCCAACCAATGACTTTTggccaccaccatcaccatcaccccCGCCGCCACCACCCCCACCCCCGCCAcgaaatgcatttaaatatcaaCCATCGTCACCACCATCACCATTATCACCAATCAATTATTTCTGgccatcaccatcaccaccgccgccgccacctccaccaccaccacctccacgaACACATTCATCAATGTCAGCTAAAAAGAAGCATGAAAATAACAACCCGGGAAAGAGGGAATCTAGATCAAAGGTTCCAATTCAagcaccgccaccaccacctccaccgcCCCCACCTCAGTCACGGCCAATAAGAGGCCAGTTCTCAGAAGACACCAGAGATAAAAAGAGAGGGATTGTAGTTAGAACCCTCAGCCGTCTTCCAAGAAGGAAAAGGAAGCAGGCAAGGAGGAGTTATGAGAATTTAACAGAAATTATCCAACCTCCAAAAACATCAATTCAACGTTCAAAGTCCACTCCAGAATTCCCACCAGCATCTCCTCCACAcccgccaccaccaccgcctCCTCCACCACCTTCCATGTTCCAAAATATTTTCACCAAAAAGGGAAAGGGTAAGAGGAAAGTACATTCCCATTTCACTACCACTTCATCCCCTCGACATGTGCCATCACCACCTGCTAGGCCGCAACAACACCAATACCAAAGCCATAGGCCGTCACCTAAGACTACAACCACGCCACCAGCTACCAGAAGAACAGTCCCACTCCCACCAGCTAAAACAGATAGCTTCAGCAGCATGGCTGGAAACAATGGTAATGGCAGTGAGTCACCATTGATCCCaataccaccaccaccacctccgccgCCATTTAAGATGTCAGCATGGAGGTTTGTCACACAAGGGGATTACGTGAAGATAGAGAGCAACAATAACAGTCCACGCAGTTTCGGCTTTTCAGCATCAGAGGACGAGGACAGTTCACCAAACAATCAGAAAAGTAGCAACTTGTTTTGTCCAAGTCCAGATGTGGATACTAAAGCTGATGACTTTATTGCCAAATTCAGAGCCAGACTGAAACTTGATAAGATGAATTCAATTAAGCGGAATCATGGGACTGGT